One stretch of Opisthocomus hoazin isolate bOpiHoa1 chromosome 18, bOpiHoa1.hap1, whole genome shotgun sequence DNA includes these proteins:
- the SOX12 gene encoding LOW QUALITY PROTEIN: transcription factor SOX-12 (The sequence of the model RefSeq protein was modified relative to this genomic sequence to represent the inferred CDS: deleted 1 base in 1 codon): MVQRGARGRGAEARREPRAPPPPPSPREAEPAWCKTPSGHIKRPMNAFMVWSQHERRKIMDQWPEMHNAEISKRLGRRWQLLRDAEKIPFVREAERLRLKHMADYPDYKYRPRKKGKVGAGATRPRLPAKIKPSVLGRVATGRRQPAKPPAAPAPEEPTEEPGAQEPPAPLSPAAACPEPGGSAESGSPSPTSAGSPPSSFGSSDEELEEELPGVMAGRAGGGAACGALDWGLGDKDHDAVPRGGSSHFEFPDYCTPEVREMIAGDWLMSSISDLVFTY, from the exons tccccccgcGAAGCCGAGCCGGCGTGGTGCAAGACGCCGAGCGGCCACATCAAGCGGCCGATGAACGCCTTCATGGTGTGGTCGCAGCACGAGCGCCGCAAGATCATGGACCAGTGGCCCGAGATGCACAACGCCGAGATCTCCAAGCGCCTGGGCCGCCGCTGGCAGCTCCTCCGCGACGCCGAGAAGATCCCCTTCGTCCGCGAGGCCGAGCGCCTGCGCCTCAAGCACATGGCCGACTACCCCGACTACAAGTACCGGCCGCGGAAAAAGGGCAAGGTGGGCGCCGGTGCGACCCGCCCGCGGCTCCCGGCGAAGATCAAGCCCTCGGTGCTGGGCCGCGTCGCCACCGGCCGCAGGCAGCCCGCCaagccgcccgccgcgcccgcgccGGAGGAGCCCACCGAGGAGCCGGGCGCCcaggagccccccgcgcccctgagccccgccgccgcctgccccgagCCCGGGGGGTCCGCGGAGAGCGGGTCCCCGTCACCCACATCGGCCGGGTCCCCTCCGTCCTCCTTCGGCTCCTCCGAtgaggagctggaggaagagctgCCGGGGGTCATGGCGGGGCGGGCGGGTGGCGGGGCGGCCTGCGGCGCGCTGGACTGGGGGCTCGGTGACAAGGACCACGACGCCGTCCCGCGG GGGGGCTCCTCGCACTTCGAGTTCCCGGACTATTGCACGCCCGAGGTGAGGGAGATGATCGCGGGGGactggctcatgtccagcatCTCGGACTTGGTCTTCACCTACTGA